Sequence from the Methanosarcina siciliae T4/M genome:
CAGGAATTCCCATTCGAGGAGCAATTTTATGCTCCAGCAGGTAAGAGTTGTTTTTCCCTGTAAACTTGAAAGTATCCGTAGCAGGGTCCCATTTGAAGATATCCATAAAGTTAAAAGCCTGGTTCTCGGAATCGTAGCCTACGATTTCGTTTATGCTCAGGACTCTTCTTTCAATCCCTTTTCCCGGGACGTTTACGGCACTCTGAATCAGAACCACATTCAGATTATCCACATAACTACTGGGGACATTTATGGGATCTCCTGTCAACCTCTGGATGAGTTTCTCAACCGAGGTGGCATGGAAGGTGGACATTACAGAGTGTCCTGTCTGCATTGCCTGAAAAGCAATGTTTCCTTCAACCCCCCGGATCTCCCCTATAGTAATCTCATTCGGGCGCTGGCGAAGGGCGGCCTTTAACAGGTCAAACATGGAGATGTCCGAGCCGCTGTCGTCCCTTGTAGTCCTTGTGACCTCCCGGGTCCAGTTCTTATGGGGCACCTGCAGTTCCGGGGTATCTTCAATGGAGACTATTTTGGCTTCGGGAGGAAGAAAAGTAGTTACCGCATTCATCATTGTGGTCTTTCCGGAGGCAGTTCCTCCTGAAATGAAACAGTTCATCCCTGCCCTGAGCATCATCCACATGTATGCAGCCATTGTATAGTCGATTGTTCCGAATTCAATAAGTTCGAGAATTGAAATAGGAACTCCCATAAATTTCCTGATGGTAAAATTGCTCCCCCGCTTTGACACGTCTTCCCCGAATACGATATTAATCCTTGAGCCGTCCGGAAGCGTGGTATCAACTATCGGGTCCCTATAGGTGATCGGTTTTCCTACTTTTTCGGAAATCTGTATGACAAAGGAATTGAGTTCTTCTATTTCCTCAAAAGAGATTGTTGTTTTAAGGGAGGAGAATACATTATGTTCAACAAAGATCCTGCCGAGCCCGCTGCAGCTTATGTCCTCTATATTCGAGTCAAGCAGTAAAGGTTCGAGCAATCCCATCCCCACCTTATCCCTTATCATCATGTATTTGATCGCATCGAATTCCTCAGGCGTTACGGAAATTTTCTGTAACTTTCTCGTTTTGAAGATTTTGCCGGTTTTCTTCAGGTTCCCGAAAATCCTGGATTCTTTTCCTTCCGGTGTCCCGAGATTTTCCTTTAATTCCTTTTTTACTTCGCAGGCCTTTTCAAGAGCTTTTTCGAGGAGTCTCCTTTTTTCTTCGGGGTCTTTTGTGGTAATATCCTTGTCGTGTATCACATCAATGAGTAACTTCTCTATTTCCTCAAGTTTACTGTCCAGCCTCTGGAAAAGGCAGGGTTCTATGGGGATGTAATAGTTTCTTACGTCTTCCCTATCAGGATATATGTGGACTGCAAGCCCTTTCCCGGCAGGATATATCAGGTTGGGGTGCTTGATTCTTTTCATGGTCCTCGAAATTCTCGGATAGAATTCCGGAAACCCGATTTCATCCGTCGGAAGCCTGCAGATATAATCAAGGATATGATAGTTTTCTTCCCTGCTGACGAACTCCTTCATTTCTGAAGAAAGGCTGGAATAAGTTTCTTCTCTGGAACGCCCTCCATTTTTCGGTGCAGGCAACGGGTCAAAAGGCAGAGTTTCCATCTCCACTCCTCATTCGGTTTTTTCTCCTCTTACCCTCTTTCCGGATTTTCTTTCTCAGGCTTTTACTTTTGAAACAGGAACGATTTTCAATCCGAACTCACTGTTCACATCAAAACTCAACAAATTTCCGCTAGTTTTCCTAGCACCCCTTAGTTTCTGAATTTCCATAGTTTTTATCCACTGGTCCCCTACCTGCTCTATCCTGAGTTCAAGGCAGGTACTGCAAACTGACCTCAGCCTGTAAAGCACAGCCTTGGGGAATGCATACCCGTGCACGCTTATGAGAATGGTCTTTCCATTATCACACAGCTTTACGCATTCGGTAAAGAAGTTTAACACTGCGTTTTCCGAAGAATTAACCGCGAAGATTGTCAGGGAGTCTATAATGATCAGTTCTTCTTCGCACCTTTTTATGCATTCAAGCATTACCTGAAGCAGGCTCTCGCTCAACTGGGTTTTTTCCTCGATATAACCCGCATTAATTTCAAATATTTTTGCTCTGCCTATTATGAAGTAGTCCGAAATCCCGTGTTTCAGGCTCTCCATCTGGTTCAGGAGTTCTTTTGAGGTCTTCTCGGTTGTTAATGCAAGGACCCTTTTATCCTGGTTCAGGGCTCCCCACATCATCTGCTGCAGAAAAATAGACTTTCCACTATCGTTTCCCCCCTCAAGCAGGCAGAGTGAACCTGTGGGCACGCCTCCCTCCAGCTTTCTGTCTATTTCCAGGTTTCCGGAAGATATAAACTCCGGTAATGCCTTTTCTTCCTCTTTCAGGTCGCTGAATACTTCTTCGTAGAACGATTCATTTTCACATAGTGCTCCTTCGCCCTTACTTATTTCCATTTCTCTCTCCACCCTTCTCTGAAGTCCCCGGTAAATTCCCATAATTTTTTAGCAGCCGTCTCCCTCTGTTCCGCTTTATAACCCTTTCAGGATCTGTCCTGTTACAGAAGGCTGCCGAATTATCCGCCAAAAACATTATCCACTGAAATACCGTGAAGCCTTTGCTCCATTGGGAACAGTTACCATAAGCCAATTTACACTGGAATTTCCAATAGGATCTGAGGAATCCAGCCTGATATGTACCTCCATTTTCTCTCCCGGATCAAAAACTCCCGGGTTTATAAGATCCGGAACAATATTCGCTTTTGTCCACCTGTTCCGGGAAAGAATTTCGCTTTCCTGGTAGGGGATCCAGACCGTCTTCATGTTCCCCGATTCATTCTGGTAGGTAACGATTACATCCATGTAAGTGAAGTCCCCTATTTTTGTTGAGCCTGTGTTCTGCAGGGAGACCAGAATATCCACCCTGTCAGTGGAGACACCTTTGATCTCTATTTCCGTTTTTACCATCTCATTTTTGTTTTCCTGCATCTCAATGACCGAACCTGCAAGCACGTCTGTCATGTAGAATCCTCCTTTCGAGCAGACATACGATGCCATGAGGATGGTTGCAA
This genomic interval carries:
- a CDS encoding type II/IV secretion system ATPase subunit, which encodes METLPFDPLPAPKNGGRSREETYSSLSSEMKEFVSREENYHILDYICRLPTDEIGFPEFYPRISRTMKRIKHPNLIYPAGKGLAVHIYPDREDVRNYYIPIEPCLFQRLDSKLEEIEKLLIDVIHDKDITTKDPEEKRRLLEKALEKACEVKKELKENLGTPEGKESRIFGNLKKTGKIFKTRKLQKISVTPEEFDAIKYMMIRDKVGMGLLEPLLLDSNIEDISCSGLGRIFVEHNVFSSLKTTISFEEIEELNSFVIQISEKVGKPITYRDPIVDTTLPDGSRINIVFGEDVSKRGSNFTIRKFMGVPISILELIEFGTIDYTMAAYMWMMLRAGMNCFISGGTASGKTTMMNAVTTFLPPEAKIVSIEDTPELQVPHKNWTREVTRTTRDDSGSDISMFDLLKAALRQRPNEITIGEIRGVEGNIAFQAMQTGHSVMSTFHATSVEKLIQRLTGDPINVPSSYVDNLNVVLIQSAVNVPGKGIERRVLSINEIVGYDSENQAFNFMDIFKWDPATDTFKFTGKNNSYLLEHKIAPRMGIPENQIRKIYYELDRREKILRKIHQADITNFYDLFNTLIRLEEAGLTS
- a CDS encoding ATPase domain-containing protein, translated to MEISKGEGALCENESFYEEVFSDLKEEEKALPEFISSGNLEIDRKLEGGVPTGSLCLLEGGNDSGKSIFLQQMMWGALNQDKRVLALTTEKTSKELLNQMESLKHGISDYFIIGRAKIFEINAGYIEEKTQLSESLLQVMLECIKRCEEELIIIDSLTIFAVNSSENAVLNFFTECVKLCDNGKTILISVHGYAFPKAVLYRLRSVCSTCLELRIEQVGDQWIKTMEIQKLRGARKTSGNLLSFDVNSEFGLKIVPVSKVKA